A stretch of the Vigna radiata var. radiata cultivar VC1973A chromosome 9, Vradiata_ver6, whole genome shotgun sequence genome encodes the following:
- the LOC106772885 gene encoding katanin p60 ATPase-containing subunit A1 has protein sequence MVGGSLGGLQEHLKLARDYAVEGLYDTSIIFFDGALAQINKHLSTVEDPLIRAKWMNVKKALSEETEVVKQLDAERRAFKENPIGRRAVSPPISAKSSSFVFQPLDEYPTSSSGPAPFDDPDVWRPPSRDTSRRPARAGQVGTRKSPQDGAWARGSTARSGATGRGGAKGGATSRVNSGTRAPAAGKKGNVSGKSTNTKTDTAAVTNGQNGDSEDGKSKKGQYEGPDPELAAMLERDVLETSPGVRWDDVAGLTEAKRLLEEAVVLPLWMPEYFQGIRRPWKGVLMFGPPGTGKTLLAKAVATECGTTFFNVSSATLASKWRGESERMVRCLFDLARAYAPSTIFIDEIDSLCNARGASGEHESSRRVKSELLVQVDGVSNSATNEDGSRKIVMVLAATNFPWDIDEALRRRLEKRIYIPLPNFESRKELIRINLKTVEVATDVNIDEVARRTEGYSGDDLTNVCRDASLNGMRRKIAGKTRDEIKNMSKDEISKDPVAMCDFEEALVKVQRSVSQADIERHEKWFTEFGSA, from the exons atggTTGGAGGTTCCTTGGGAGGGTTGCAAGAGCACCTCAAGTTAGCCAGAGACTACGCTGTGGAAGGGCTCTACGACACTTCCATCATCTTCTTCGACGGCGCCCTTGCTCAGATCAACAA ACACCTGAGCACCGTCGAGGACCCTTTGATTCGCGCAAAATGGATGAATGTGAAGAAAGCGCTTTCGGAAGAAACCGAAGTTGTGAAACAGTTGGATGCGGAGAGAAGGGCTTTCAAAGAAAACCCAATTGGAAGACGCGCCGTTTCGCCTCCCATTTCTGCCAAGTCCTCGTCTTTTGTTTTTCAGCCGTTGGATGAGTACCCCACTTCATCGAGCGGTCCTGCTCCTTTTGATGATCCTGATGTATGGCGCCCACCCAGTAGGGATACCAGTAGGAGACCCGCCAGGGCCGGTCAAGTGGGTACCCGCAAATCTCCCCAAGATGGGGCCTGGGCGCGAGGTTCTACTGCTAGAAGTGGTGCAACTGGGCGTGGTGGTGCTAAAGGTGGTGCTACTAGTAGGGTTAACTCGGGGACACGAGCGCCCGCTGCTGGAAAGAAGGGCAATGTTTCTGGAAAGTCTACCAATACCAAGACGGATACTGCAGCTGTTACT AATGGACAAAATGGTGATTCTGAAGATGGTAAGTCAAAGAAGGGTCAATATGAAGGTCCCGATCCTGAATTGGCTGCAATGCTTGAAAGGGATGTTTTGGAAACCTCTCCTGGAGTTAGATGGGATGATGTTGCAGGACTTACTGAAGCAAAAAGACTTCTAGAAGAAGCTGTTGTGCTTCCCTTGTGGATGCCTGAATATTTCCAg GGAATCAGGAGGCCATGGAAAGGCGTTCTCATGTTTGGACCCCCAGGAACCGGGAAGACACTTCTTGCTAAAGCGGTTGCTACTGAATGTGGGACCACTTTCTTTAACGTATCTTCTGCAACTTTGGCTTCTAAATGGCGTGGTGAGAGTGAGCGCATGGTGCGGTGTTTGTTTGATCTTGCAAGAGCATATGCACCAAGCACAatatttattgatgaaattGATTCTCTATGCAATGCAAGGGG GGCATCTGGGGAGCATGAATCGTCTAGAAGAGTGAAATCTGAACTTCTTGTTCAGGTTGATGGTGTAAGCAATAGTGCCACAAATGAAGATGGTAGCCGTAAAATAGTAATGGTTTTGGCGGCAACTAACTTCCCATGGGATATAGATGAGGCATTAAG GAGAAGGCTGGAAAAACGTATATATATTCCTCTTCCAAATTTCGAGAGTCGTAAAGAGCTGATCCGGATAAATTTGAAGACTGTTGAG GTGGCGACTGATGTGAATATAGATGAAGTGGCTCGGAGGACAGAGGGCTACAGTGGAGATGATTTGACCAATGTGTGTCGTGATGCTTCCTTGAATGGTATGAGGCGAAAGATAGCAGGAAAGACTCGTGATGAAATCAAGAACATGTCCAAGGATGAGATTTCAAAGGACCCTGTTGCCATGTGTGATTTTGAAGAAGCTTTGGTAAAGGTCCAACGAAGTGTTTCTCAGGCCGACATTGAACGCCACGAGAAGTGGTTTACCGAGTTTGGATCAGCATGA